The following nucleotide sequence is from Corylus avellana chromosome ca7, CavTom2PMs-1.0.
TAAAGCagtcaaaagattaaaaatgtgGACCTATATGGCATCATATATACTCAACGTAACAAGGCTTTAAATCCTAACCACTTGAGATCTGCTAACTTTTGGCATACAACAATTTCTAAGCAAAGGTAAAATATGATGAGCTCTAATTTCTAAACCAAAGTGCAATGTGATGGCCTGCAATTTCTGAACCAAGGTGACATCTGAAGCCTGTACCAATTTCTGTTTNNNNNNNNNNNNNNNNNNNNNNNNNNNNNNNNNNNNNNNNNNNNNNNNNNNNNNNNNNNNNNNNNNNNNNNNNNNNNNNNNNNNNNNNNNNNNNNNNNNNATTGAAGATTTGATCAGATTTCAACATCTGTCTTCCTGCTAGTACAGTTTTTAACAATGACAGGCATAATTTATCTAAGACAGATTGTCGTACAAAAAGCCTTTGATCAACTTAATTCCTTCTTCCTCCTTACGCTGGCAATTAGGAAAAGTTAAAATGAAAGATGGGTTTCAAATTAACAATTCTATCCACTAATTTCTCATCACCAAAGCAATTAAAGAGCCCAACGATTGCATCTCttcattgaaaagaaaattcaggGTTGCCCATAACTGTGATACAGAACAAATTGTACTTCTTCTTTAAAAGCTAGAAGCCATAGAATCACTTCATTCATATGTTTAAACCCCTCAAAAGAATATATTACAACCTAAAACTTAAACCCACGAAATACCCAATAGTTCCGGCGATGTTTCAGATCCAACGGCATGTAGTTTaaaggaacaaaaagaaaaagcttcaaACTTTTTGcatataaacacaaaaaaaaaaacatatctgGGTACCTGATTTGGAGggagaggagaagaaagagaattCATGGGAAGAGCGAGGAACCCTAGAAGGGAAAGATGGGTTCAGTGGTTTCTTGAAATTGAGATTGTTGTTGAGACAAGACGAAGTTCTGGAGTTGTTTATGGAGGTTGAGGTTGAGGTCACCGAGATTCCCAACGGTATGCTCCGCATTTCTTGGACgacaatttctctctctctctctctctctttcccgaCAGACTCGGAGGTTCCTTTGGTTTTTGCTCCCAGGCAACTCGGACTGACGAGGAGTGAGTTGCTACGCGCCTAGCCTACTTATCACACTTGTGTTGCTGACTGAACTCTTCAAAATGGACGGATTGGGATCGCACGTGTTAACTAAGATACTCAGGTGGCCTTGGGAGTGACGATGCCTAATCCAGAAGAATGATACTACACACACGTTCTCACTTTTACACTCTAGtcttattattatcttttttaggtaatttttaaaattatcattaattcaaaatctaataataatgaTTCATCCCAAAATCTAAATCAAAATCTAAATCAGAATCCTATAATGAGAGTGATAGTGTACGAATGAAAATGTGTATAACTATGGGGTATATATTGTCCACCATAAGATAGGATTGTGATATGCtacaattaattatttatattgcatATAATATTATAAGACGAATAGTTAATGTGAAAGGACAAATGGACTTCACGGACAACTTGAACATGTGTCCAAACAGCCCAAGCTTGAGCAACCCTAATAAGTGTGAGGTCCACATGCCGTCTCACATGTAAGCCTAAGTTTATTCCTTTCCGTCTATTATGTATGGTTATTTCGTTTAGATGGTGAAGAGGTTaaagagatttttctttttctcaattgATTGGCAGGTTGTGAACTAAATATCTGGTCTACCTCCAGCCGACTCATTGAACACCAATTATGATGCTACGTTTCGTGGAAGATGGCATAATTGAATACAATCTGGTTTAGGAAGCCCCAAACGGGGGAGATGAAATGCCGCTCATTTTGCCAAATTTCCATGTGTTTTGAGAGTTTTTTCTTTGGAATTTGCAGAGGCTTGTTCGTTTGTCAACCAACAAACTCTTTTGTGTTTCTTTCCTTGGgcgagagacagagagggagagCAATGCAAGTATAAAAGCGATCAGACGGCCAACAGAAAGTTCAacaattaagggaaaaataaataataaaaaaaaatctcacctgTGCCTCTTCTATCTACTCATACATTAGCTGTTTATCTGACAAGCGGAAAGAtttgactttcttttttcttctaccCTATGAAAATATTAATGTTACAATTTCAGTTTCAGTTAAACTGAAAAATACATTGTGCAACCCTGAATATGAGATTGGGGTCCCTATAAATTAACAGGAAGACTAGTTAGAAAAGCTAGTGTATGGGGAGAAGTGGACTTTCCAAACAGGGAACACCAAGGAGGAAGCTTCAAAAGAACTTGCTCAGTTTTTGGCGTTATTCTGTCCACATCGGTTCtcaacttcaaaaggggccaCCCATCCCCCTTGTGAGACGATCGTGTAGAATTTTTCTTCCAGAAAAGAGTTAGATCAAATATCGTAGGTGCATTCTTCCCTCCAGAAAATTGAATAATGTGCCATCCATCTCCACTGCTCTTGTCACCAAGTGGAACTAGCTCCTCTGAATTTACTGCATTGGAGATTGAATATTGAGATACGAAGAGAATAATGTTGGGTAATGGGTAGTAAGCTAGCAGTCATATGAGGCACTCCAGACAACATAACGggcaacagcaacaacaacaattaataaacataaatttcaTCTTATAATGGGGTAGCTCAAAACAGACCAATGTGATAATAGTTGAATAAGGAGGAGGTCCTAACCTAACAAAGTGCGTGCATTATGTGTGCCTACATTACATGCTGTCCTAGAAAACTTTTCCAATAAACCAAATCTCTGGATGAGCAAAAGATTGACATACATTGCATGGCACAACTTGCTCAACACAAGAAATGACAAGATACATTATCAAATCTTTGTGCTAAAGAAGTGGTTTGGTCTTTAAAAATGAATCTATTATACAGGTTTAACATGTGAGCCATTTCTGCCTTGAGGCAAGCAAGGTTTTGGACAGGCTCTATACTATGGCATCAGGATTTATGCTATATGGAGATCAGTTCCCACGTAGCAGAACCCCATTCACAACAGTATTCGTCATCCAATAGACAtcctgaaaaatgaaaatttctgGAATAACAATGGCtccatttgttaatgctttttagaggatgttattgttttttatttgaaaaggtgTTTTGATGATTCACATGGTCAAAAGCCTTCTCCATGTCCAAGTTGATAGAATGGGTGATTCCGTTTTTTAATGTGTTGTACTCCCTCAGAGTGAGACGAGGTGGTGagaatagtatttggtggaTACCATCCAAGAGGCAGAAGTTTGAAGTTTGATCATTTTATCAAAGGTTATCTACTCCGTCTGGTTCATCATTTCCTTGGAAGATCATTTGGAGAGTGAAGGTTTCATCGAGAGTGAGTTTCTTTGGGCAGACAACAGCTCTTGGGAAGATTCTTATTTGGATAAcctgagaaagagaaaagtcaTAGTGGTGGATTTGGCCTTGCATGTGTAAAAAGGATGAGAAATCCATAGgtcattttcttctccattgtaaAGTTACAAGATACTTATGGACTTcaattttttgcctttttggaATAGAATGGGTTACGCTTAGAAGGGTGACAAAACTGTTGGATTGTTGGAGAGGTTAATTGGCTAGTCCTCCGTTTTAGACGCATGGAGGATGTCCCCTTTGTGCTTAATGTTGTGTTTATGGAGAGAGTAGAATGCACAGGGTGTTTTGAAGTTCAAAAGATTCTCATTAAAAgggttttttcttgtatacttcgtATGTATTAGGGTTGCATCCTTCTGGGCTTTCAATGAAATgcattacttatataaaaaaatatggtaaaAGTAATTtgaagtattttgtgttttgaattgtttgttaatatttttgttttaaaaagagaaaacaaaagggagaagaaaaatgttttaccaaacaaaaccaATGACTTTcagaaacacaaaaaggaaatagcATGACTGAATGGAAGAGTGAAGTTAAAGTGAAATAAAGATTGCACATCGATTAAAGTTCATAGTACCTTTGAACTTGAAATCTTCTATTTCCTCGGTATTGATCGCAAGAACCCACCGTATTGAACCTTTTGTATCAAGTGAAACTTGTGTGATTCTTTCACTACTCTTAGTATCACTATCGACGTGAAATGTGGGAATATCTGATTTGCTCCACCCGCCTTCAGTGTCATCATAGGTCCAACAACCATATTTGACTGAAAAAGTAACAAAATCAACAACTTTCTCTCTACCACATATGAAACCTTCTTTAATTTGTTCCACCTCCTTGTTCAACTTTCCAGGAGTTACAGAAAATAGAGATACATATGAGCTAGTATCTTGCTTTCCCTCAAATCTTCCTGTTGTATCCACAACATGCACAACCTGAgaagcaaaaatatttaaaatctcCACGTacacccacaaaaaaaaaaaaaacaataaattggATACCGGCATTGAGAAATTAGAATAGGACAAACAAATGGATTGCTGGTAGTTAATAAAATGATCACACTAATTCAACAATAAATTGAAAAGCTAcaacaccccaaaaaaaaaaataaagcagccAGGCAAGTACATCATCAACTCTTCACTGATATGCAGCTGACCCAAGTCACTATGTTTCAATGTGAGCCATCTTAAAGTGCTGGACTATTTAATGAGAATCAAGTGCCTAGCATcctaaacatttttgttttttggtgaaAGACATAGTCCCACCCCTACAGTCCTTTATGTTTGTGACTTAGATACAGTAATAGGGACTGACCACTCTGCATCACAGAAAGCAATAAACCCAAATATGAATGCATAAATAATCCTATTATTCCAAAGCCAACTGATAAACTAATAGGTATAAAGGAACTTCAAGCCTAGTGTTTTAGGTCACATAATCGTGACCAAAAgtcaaaatttagaaaatattgcCAACTATCTAGTAAAAATTTCTCTACCCAGGAATGTAGACTACTTTTTTGCTCTAAAGATGTCATATATATGGCATGTAACTAACAATGTCATGGATTTAACTATAACTTGAGCATGTCCAATCTTTTCCAGCTTCCTTCAATTTTGTGCCACAGcttttacaaaagaaatttattaCTCTTTCTTCTTAACAAGTACACAAATAGATAAGACAGTTTTGTGTGTATAATGCAGAGTACAACAACTACccccaaaacaaacaaaataagcTGAATAAAGCAAGAGAAAATAGGTATGAATGAAAACTTACATTTACAGCTCTGGCAGTGTCTTCAGTAAATGGCGGAACAATACCCGATAATATGACAGTGACTGAGAGGCCAAACAGTAGGCAAGTAGCAAGGACAATTGATCTTTTTGCACCTAGAAATTAATTGCACACATAATAGAgttagattaaataataacAAGTATCAAATCTCGTATATGTAATGATGCACCTTCATAATGAAGAGCAAAGCAAATATGCCAACttaggagaaaaagaaaacatttcgTCTAAAACTAAAGCagtcaaaagattaaaaatgtgGACCTATATGGCATCATATATACTCAACGTAACAAGGCTTTAAATCCTAACCACTTGAGATCTGCTAACTTTTGGCATACAACAATTTCTAAGCAAAGGTAAAATATGATGAGCTCTAATTTCTAAACCAAAGTGCAATGTGATGGCCTGCAATTTCTGAACCAAGGTGACATCTGAAGCCTGTACCAATTTCTGTTTCCAAGTGATGTAAACAACTACACCCATGAAAACTGTATTCCACTTATAGCCCGACTAGTTAATTTGCTAGAGTGGACAATAGCAACATCCAAACaaaaatgtcaatgtcattATCAACAGAGAAGATTGATGCAAGAAAGGAGATACACCAATTTGCTAGAGTGGACAATAACAACACCTGAAAGATGAACATATGAAAGGAGATACACCAAAGTCAGGCACATGACAACAGCAATAAAAGCAGCAATTATCACATTCCCCAGCCACTCAGGAGTGCTACCAGGATTCCTGCATGCATATACAAGGCAGGGTAAGCAGTCATTTTCTTAATGTCAGCAAATGAAGAATAGAAGTTCAAATACCAAAGTGGGAACACAACATAGATCAGTACGAGAACACGGGTATCAGACATGGGGAGCAGCTGAATGAGCCAACTTGCTGAAAAGAATTTCATATGGACCATACTCTAACAATGCGTTAtgattaatataatttattagtAAGGGCTATCGATAATCCACATGGAACATTGCTAAACAAACAATGAGAACATGGGAAAAGACGACAAGAATTTCATCTCAAATGCACAAGGCTGTTTTAACAGTCGCATCATATTTGTAGTTTAAGAAGAATGCCATAAGCTATACCTATCAAATCGAACCAAAGTCCCAATTATTGTGCTCGCTAACCGGATAAAAATGCCAGCAGAAATTAAAATTGGTACAGCTAAGCCCATAATCAGTGTTGCAAGTTTGAGTGGCTTTGGTAAACGGACTGGGCTTAGAGTCGCTTCAAGCAAGCCATCTGGAAAGTCAACCATACCAACTTAGTTAGAAGTATAAACTACCAAATAACAAGTCCCACTTGTCTAAAACAAGCATCATGTGAGACATGCATTCCATGAATCAAACAAGGGCAAGGAAAAATGTAAACTTACATGCAAACGCTGGTGGAACCAGCCAAACTAGAGCCAAATAAGAGGACCCAATTTTATAATAGTTTCCCATTATGAGAAGAATGAGCCACTGAAGAGATCCAGCTTTATAGAGCCATCTTTCAGCCTCTAATTTGATTAAATCAGCTTGAATAGCAGGTGGCAATGGCTTTCTCTTGGAATACACGTTGGACAAAtatgtttgaagaaaaaggtAACCCAAGTGTTGACCAGTCAATGCCCCAAGAAGAGCAGGTGCAGCAAATAATCCAACCACCAACCATGGGCTTGCAATATAGGGCACTGGTGATGACGATACTAGGGGTAGAATAAAAGCAATGAGAACAGAGAAACCTAATGCGAATATCCACATAAGGATAACACTCAAAAATGACAAGGCCAGTGAAACTGTGGCAGGATAACCACCCATAAGCAATGATGTAGCCCAAATGAGAAGTGATTGCATTATCACTGAATTATGAAGTATATTTGCAAAACGTTGGCGGTATACAATCATATATGTTCCCTGAGATTGCAACAAGTATTAGAATCaccacatttttttcttttttattttttttttaaagaaaaggaaacaaacgGAAGAATAGTGTCAAGCCAATAACAGAAATAACAGTTATAGGTACCAAGATGTCAAAAAATGTGGCAGCATTCAAGCCTGTATTTTCCTCTTCTTCGATTGTATTGCTTTTGGGAAGATGAGAGGATGCAGCAACGTGAATCagaaaagaaagcatatttTCTCCAAGATG
It contains:
- the LOC132186951 gene encoding uncharacterized protein LOC132186951 isoform X1: MDSRPESSSAKSEPAAVDDEEVRDNIVRGQSQSRPRRSPLVWLTLFALITYSSWAVYQYQYENLPPPLTAEQAGKRGFSEVEAMKHVKALTQLGPHPVGSDALDLALQYVLAAAEKIKDTAHWEADVQVDFFRSKAGANRLVSGLFMGRTLVYSNLNHVVLRILPKYVSEAGENAILVSSHIDTVFSTEGAGDCSSCIAVMLELARGISQWAGFKHAVIFLFNTGEEEGLNGAHSFITQHPWNDTVRVAIDLEAMGIGGKSGIFQAGPHPWAIENFALVAKYPSGQIVAQDLFSSGAIKSATDFQVYQEVAGLSGLDFAYSENSAVYHTKNDKLELLKPGSLQHLGENMLSFLIHVAASSHLPKSNTIEEEENTGLNAATFFDILGTYMIVYRQRFANILHNSVIMQSLLIWATSLLMGGYPATVSLALSFLSVILMWIFALGFSVLIAFILPLVSSSPVPYIASPWLVVGLFAAPALLGALTGQHLGYLFLQTYLSNVYSKRKPLPPAIQADLIKLEAERWLYKAGSLQWLILLIMGNYYKIGSSYLALVWLVPPAFAYGLLEATLSPVRLPKPLKLATLIMGLAVPILISAGIFIRLASTIIGTLVRFDRNPGSTPEWLGNVIIAAFIAVVMCLTLVYLLSYVHLSGAKRSIVLATCLLFGLSVTVILSGIVPPFTEDTARAVNVVHVVDTTGRFEGKQDTSSYVSLFSVTPGKLNKEVEQIKEGFICGREKVVDFVTFSVKYGCWTYDDTEGGWSKSDIPTFHVDSDTKSSERITQVSLDTKGSIRWVLAINTEEIEDFKFKVNSEELVPLGDKSSGDGWHIIQFSGGKNAPTIFDLTLFWKKNSTRSSHKGDGWPLLKLRTDVDRITPKTEQVLLKLPPWCSLFGKSTSPHTLAFLTSLPVNL
- the LOC132186951 gene encoding uncharacterized protein LOC132186951 isoform X2, which gives rise to MDSRPESSSAKSEPAAVDDEEVRDNIVRGQSQSRPRRSPLVWLTLFALITYSSWAVYQYQYENLPPPLTAEQAGKRGFSEVEAMKHVKALTQLGPHPVGSDALDLALQYVLAAAEKIKDTAHWEADVQVDFFRSKAGANRLVSGLFMGRTLVYSNLNHVVLRILPKYVSEAGENAILVSSHIDTVFSTEGAGDCSSCIAVMLELARGISQWAGFKHAVIFLFNTGEEEGLNGAHSFITQHPWNDTVRVAIDLEAMGIGGKSGIFQAGPHPWAIENFALVAKYPSGQIVAQDLFSSGAIKSATDFQVYQEVAGLSGLDFAYSENSAVYHTKNDKLELLKPGSLQHLGENMLSFLIHVAASSHLPKSNTIEEEENTGLNAATFFDILGTYMIVYRQRFANILHNSVIMQSLLIWATSLLMGGYPATVSLALSFLSVILMWIFALGFSVLIAFILPLVSSSPVPYIASPWLVVGLFAAPALLGALTGQHLGYLFLQTYLSNVYSKRKPLPPAIQADLIKLEAERWLYKAGSLQWLILLIMGNYYKIGSSYLALVWLVPPAFAYGLLEATLSPVRLPKPLKLATLIMGLAVPILISAGIFIRLASTIIGTLVRFDRNPGSTPEWLGNVIIAAFIAVVMCLTLVYLLSYVHLSGAKRSIVLATCLLFGLSVTVILSGIVPPFTEDTARAVNVVHVVDTTGRFEGKQDTSSYVSLFSVTPGKLNKEVEQIKEGFICGREKVVDFVTFSVKYGCWTYDDTEGGWSKSDIPTFHVDSDTKSSERITQVSLDTKGSIRWVLAINTEEIEDFKFKEELVPLGDKSSGDGWHIIQFSGGKNAPTIFDLTLFWKKNSTRSSHKGDGWPLLKLRTDVDRITPKTEQVLLKLPPWCSLFGKSTSPHTLAFLTSLPVNL